A part of Acidobacteriota bacterium genomic DNA contains:
- a CDS encoding class I adenylate-forming enzyme family protein, whose protein sequence is MVETSIHEAFLRRLNEAPEAPVAICAEREWSVGDLHRLTDALVPRLRAAGLGPGQLVSLEAPSGPGFLGAFLALRRVGCAALLLGTGLAASEAREIRRRLGTRGRLAAPPWPETVEDLELAAENPEHPADLEPDIAVVKLTSGSTGTPRGILVSGAALLADDRALASSMELRDDERILVAVPMAHSYGLASVALPALVRPSTLILPAGGNPFAALQAGHRHGATFLPTVPAYLQALLKKQEPPPWPETLRLTITAGAPLLPETARRFRQAYGRSIHVFYGSSESGGITYDRRGDAGERGSLGTPVTGVEIELEAAGGAPGGDRGLVTVRSPAVARAYLDRDTEVNGDPELPSSNLHAPNLHDGCFRTNDLAELRGGELFLLGRVDDVINIKGKKVHPREIEAVLRRQPGVDDAAVLAVERPGGGELLRAVVASTDREIDQESVQAWCRRHLAAHKVPRSLILLPALPRTDRGKLDRRALYRLEDGLSAEDQRG, encoded by the coding sequence ATGGTCGAAACATCCATCCACGAAGCGTTCCTGCGTCGTCTGAACGAGGCGCCGGAAGCACCGGTGGCGATCTGCGCCGAGCGAGAGTGGAGCGTCGGCGACCTACACCGCCTGACCGATGCCCTGGTGCCCCGCCTGCGCGCCGCGGGCCTGGGGCCTGGGCAACTGGTGTCCTTGGAGGCGCCCAGCGGGCCGGGATTCCTTGGCGCCTTCCTGGCCCTGCGCCGGGTCGGCTGCGCGGCGCTGCTGCTGGGCACCGGCCTGGCGGCCTCGGAGGCCCGGGAGATCCGCCGGCGGTTGGGTACCCGCGGCCGCCTCGCGGCGCCGCCCTGGCCGGAGACTGTCGAGGATTTGGAGCTCGCCGCCGAGAACCCGGAGCATCCCGCCGACCTGGAGCCGGACATCGCAGTGGTCAAACTCACCAGCGGCTCCACCGGCACTCCCCGGGGCATCTTGGTGAGCGGCGCCGCGCTGCTGGCGGATGACCGGGCTCTGGCCTCATCCATGGAGCTACGGGACGACGAGCGCATCCTGGTGGCGGTGCCCATGGCCCATTCCTACGGCCTGGCCAGCGTCGCCCTGCCGGCCTTGGTCCGCCCGAGCACCCTGATCCTCCCCGCCGGCGGCAACCCCTTCGCCGCACTGCAGGCGGGGCACCGCCACGGCGCTACCTTTTTGCCCACGGTGCCGGCCTATCTCCAGGCACTGCTCAAAAAGCAGGAGCCACCCCCCTGGCCCGAAACCCTCCGCCTGACCATCACCGCCGGCGCTCCCCTGCTGCCGGAGACCGCCCGCCGCTTCCGCCAGGCCTACGGCCGCTCCATCCACGTCTTCTACGGCTCCAGCGAGTCCGGCGGCATCACCTACGACCGCCGGGGCGACGCCGGCGAGCGGGGCTCCTTGGGCACGCCGGTGACGGGAGTGGAGATCGAGCTGGAGGCCGCCGGCGGCGCTCCGGGGGGCGACCGCGGCCTGGTGACGGTCCGCTCCCCCGCCGTCGCGCGGGCCTATCTCGACCGGGACACCGAGGTGAACGGCGACCCCGAGCTTCCAAGCTCGAATCTCCACGCCCCGAATCTCCACGACGGTTGCTTCCGCACCAACGACCTGGCGGAGCTGCGCGGCGGCGAGCTCTTCCTGCTGGGGCGGGTCGACGACGTGATCAACATCAAGGGCAAGAAGGTCCATCCCCGGGAGATCGAAGCGGTGCTGCGACGACAGCCGGGGGTAGACGACGCAGCGGTGCTGGCGGTCGAGCGCCCCGGCGGCGGCGAGCTGCTGCGGGCGGTGGTGGCATCCACCGACCGGGAGATCGACCAGGAGTCGGTGCAGGCCTGGTGCCGCCGCCACCTGGCAGCCCACAAGGTCCCCCGCAGCCTGATCCTCCTCCCCGCCCTGCCGCGCACCGACCGCGGCAAGCTCGACCGCCGGGCGCTGTATCGGCTGGAGGACGGATTGTCCGCGGAAGATCAGCGCGGATAG